One part of the Prochlorococcus marinus str. MIT 9313 genome encodes these proteins:
- the ruvC gene encoding crossover junction endodeoxyribonuclease RuvC: MRILGIDPGIARVGYGVIDTSNGQQQMLDCGIIRTNPGIDDGERMVEIASDLRQLIRRWKPQLAAVEKFFFYRSSTTISVVQARGVIIMTLARFRVPVMEFPPMQIKLALAGSGHAEKDEVLDAVMRELNLDQPPRPDDAADALAIALTGWFQR; encoded by the coding sequence TTGCGCATCCTTGGCATCGACCCTGGCATTGCCAGGGTGGGCTACGGGGTCATCGACACCAGCAACGGACAACAGCAGATGCTCGATTGCGGCATCATCCGCACCAATCCCGGCATTGACGATGGTGAACGGATGGTGGAAATCGCCAGCGATCTACGCCAGCTCATCCGTCGTTGGAAGCCCCAACTGGCCGCTGTGGAGAAATTCTTCTTCTACCGCTCCAGCACGACAATCAGCGTGGTCCAGGCACGTGGAGTCATCATCATGACCCTGGCACGCTTTCGAGTGCCAGTGATGGAATTCCCACCGATGCAGATCAAGCTTGCTCTGGCGGGCTCAGGCCATGCTGAAAAAGATGAAGTGCTCGATGCGGTGATGCGCGAATTGAATCTTGATCAGCCGCCCCGACCCGATGATGCCGCCGACGCCCTGGCCATAGCACTCACGGGTTGGTTCCAGCGCTAA
- a CDS encoding 5-formyltetrahydrofolate cyclo-ligase: MNQAIAKAKLRRQFKALRAQQLPKVQDTIIQQVVNTIQGYLKAGRLRGHIGVYWPLSGEVDLRELKLNLKLPLALPVSGEDGSLSYHPWTLTPLRKDACMIPAPLDEAILDADEIGLLLIPALAMDQRGIRLGYGGGFFDRFRSNLAWRKVRTLAVLPQACISTELLPRDSWDVPLDGWISESGVARVK, translated from the coding sequence ATGAATCAAGCCATCGCCAAAGCCAAGCTTCGCCGTCAATTCAAGGCCCTGCGCGCTCAACAATTACCTAAAGTTCAAGACACAATCATTCAGCAGGTTGTCAACACTATTCAGGGTTACTTAAAAGCTGGGAGGCTACGAGGGCACATTGGTGTTTATTGGCCGCTTAGCGGAGAAGTAGATCTCCGCGAACTGAAACTCAACTTGAAGTTACCCTTGGCACTCCCAGTCAGTGGAGAAGACGGAAGTCTCAGTTACCACCCTTGGACTCTTACTCCACTGCGAAAAGATGCCTGCATGATCCCCGCCCCGCTAGATGAAGCCATCCTTGACGCTGATGAAATAGGCCTCTTGCTGATACCTGCTCTGGCGATGGATCAACGAGGGATCAGACTCGGCTATGGAGGCGGTTTCTTCGACCGCTTCAGAAGCAATTTGGCTTGGCGCAAAGTGCGAACGCTTGCAGTCTTGCCACAAGCCTGCATATCAACAGAGTTACTGCCTCGTGACAGTTGGGATGTACCCCTTGATGGCTGGATTAGTGAAAGCGGAGTTGCCAGAGTAAAATAA
- a CDS encoding SufE family protein, which translates to MAEPTAAPSSFGSEALDSMVERLNGTSDPRRRYEYVLWLAKKLPPMSPELQTDAIKVKGCVSQVHVLGELVEGRLHWQGDSDAMITRGLLAMLIQGLNNLTPEQVMAVDPSFIEATGLQGSLTPSRANGFLNILLNMKAQAQQLARVSSSTTS; encoded by the coding sequence ATGGCTGAGCCCACCGCCGCACCTTCAAGCTTTGGCAGTGAAGCCCTTGACAGCATGGTCGAACGACTTAACGGCACCTCTGATCCCCGCCGCCGCTACGAATATGTTCTATGGCTGGCCAAAAAGCTGCCACCAATGTCCCCGGAATTACAAACCGACGCCATCAAGGTGAAGGGATGCGTTTCCCAGGTCCATGTGCTTGGTGAACTCGTGGAAGGACGGCTTCACTGGCAGGGAGACTCCGACGCGATGATTACACGAGGCTTGCTGGCAATGCTGATTCAAGGCCTCAACAATCTCACACCTGAGCAAGTCATGGCCGTGGATCCAAGCTTCATTGAAGCCACAGGCCTTCAAGGCAGCCTTACCCCATCAAGAGCTAACGGATTCCTCAATATCCTCCTCAATATGAAGGCCCAGGCCCAGCAACTTGCCAGGGTT
- a CDS encoding methyltransferase domain-containing protein: protein MDSSCSPKHGWFDSVAESYAQQRPYYPESLFTWISSKAASHQRCWDVACGSGQASLGLARHFDRVDASDLSPAQVAAAPAHSNIHYQVAAAEDSGFPNACMDAIVVAAAIHWLDVPRFNEEALKVARPGGLMVWVGYDPPQGAPPALQLWLDQLYSERLSSWWPPQRHHVDNHYQNLPFPTISKTLPQELCISLKWSCEQLIGYIGTWSALRKATQEGHDLLPQLSMELQRLWPADQKTIPLIFPLMGRWGYLAR, encoded by the coding sequence ATGGACTCCTCCTGCTCACCAAAACACGGCTGGTTTGACAGCGTGGCTGAGTCCTACGCCCAACAGCGCCCCTATTACCCGGAATCCCTGTTTACCTGGATCAGCAGTAAAGCCGCCAGCCACCAACGTTGCTGGGACGTTGCCTGTGGTAGCGGCCAGGCCTCTCTAGGGCTTGCAAGGCACTTTGATCGCGTCGATGCAAGCGATCTCAGCCCAGCTCAGGTTGCTGCCGCACCAGCTCACTCAAACATTCATTACCAAGTAGCAGCAGCTGAAGATTCCGGGTTTCCCAACGCATGCATGGACGCAATTGTGGTGGCCGCCGCCATTCACTGGCTAGATGTACCCCGATTCAACGAAGAAGCATTAAAGGTGGCACGCCCAGGTGGACTGATGGTCTGGGTGGGCTATGACCCGCCGCAAGGGGCTCCCCCTGCACTGCAGTTGTGGCTAGACCAGCTTTACAGCGAAAGGCTATCGAGCTGGTGGCCTCCCCAGCGTCACCATGTCGACAACCACTATCAGAACCTGCCATTCCCCACCATCAGCAAAACGTTGCCCCAAGAGCTCTGCATCTCCCTCAAATGGAGCTGTGAACAGCTGATCGGTTACATAGGCACCTGGTCGGCTTTGAGGAAAGCAACGCAGGAGGGACATGACTTGCTGCCACAACTCAGCATGGAACTGCAGAGACTCTGGCCAGCAGATCAAAAAACAATCCCCCTGATCTTTCCACTCATGGGCCGCTGGGGTTATCTAGCGCGATGA
- the bchI gene encoding magnesium chelatase ATPase subunit I: MSSTRKRRVFPFTSVIGQEEMKLALLLNVIDPRIGGVMIMGDRGTGKSTAIRALADLLPGIDVVAGDPYNSSPTDPDLQSSDVRQRIEHGESLATEERQVPMVDLPLGATEDRLCGTIDIEKALSEGVRAFEPGLLAKANRGLLYVDEVNLLDDHLVDVLLDSAASGWNTVEREGVSVRHPARFVLIGSGNPEEGELRPQLLDRFGMSVEVRTVRDPDLRVQVVDQRTAFDSDPDTFATSVQANQDALQQRVIEAQQRLEQVSLDNDLRLRISAVCGELDVDGLRGDIVTNRAARALAAFAGRTEVSEEDVARVISCSLRHRLRKDPLEQIDSGDRVVKIFCKVFERSENSDQADFELTTQAG; this comes from the coding sequence GTGAGTTCAACCCGCAAGCGCAGGGTCTTTCCCTTTACCTCCGTGATTGGCCAGGAAGAGATGAAACTGGCTCTGCTGCTCAACGTGATCGACCCGCGAATCGGCGGAGTCATGATCATGGGAGATCGAGGCACGGGCAAGTCCACCGCGATCCGAGCCCTAGCAGATCTCCTTCCAGGGATTGATGTCGTCGCTGGCGACCCTTACAACAGCTCACCCACTGATCCGGATCTACAGAGCAGTGACGTGCGCCAACGCATTGAACATGGTGAAAGCCTTGCCACTGAGGAGCGGCAGGTGCCAATGGTGGATTTGCCTCTCGGTGCCACTGAAGATCGTCTTTGCGGCACCATCGACATCGAGAAGGCCCTCAGCGAAGGAGTTCGTGCATTCGAGCCAGGCCTGCTGGCCAAGGCCAACCGCGGCTTGCTCTACGTCGATGAAGTCAATCTGCTTGACGACCATCTTGTCGATGTGCTGCTGGATTCAGCGGCATCAGGATGGAACACGGTGGAACGTGAAGGGGTATCAGTGCGACACCCTGCCCGATTCGTACTGATCGGCTCCGGCAACCCCGAGGAGGGCGAGCTACGCCCCCAACTCCTTGATCGCTTTGGCATGAGTGTTGAGGTGCGCACTGTCCGCGATCCAGATCTACGGGTGCAGGTGGTTGATCAGCGCACCGCCTTTGATAGCGATCCCGATACCTTTGCTACATCGGTGCAAGCCAACCAAGACGCCTTACAACAACGCGTTATTGAGGCCCAGCAACGTCTTGAACAGGTGAGCCTCGACAACGATTTGCGCCTACGAATCTCGGCTGTCTGTGGCGAACTAGATGTAGATGGACTACGTGGCGATATCGTCACAAACCGTGCCGCCAGGGCTCTAGCAGCCTTTGCAGGACGAACAGAGGTTTCGGAAGAAGATGTGGCACGCGTGATCTCTTGCTCTCTACGCCATCGATTGCGAAAAGACCCCCTCGAGCAGATTGATTCAGGGGATCGGGTCGTCAAAATTTTCTGCAAAGTATTCGAACGCAGCGAGAACAGCGATCAGGCTGACTTCGAGCTAACAACTCAAGCAGGCTGA